The following are from one region of the Myotis daubentonii chromosome 2, mMyoDau2.1, whole genome shotgun sequence genome:
- the LOC132228152 gene encoding small ribosomal subunit protein uS2 produces the protein MSGALDVLQMKEEDVLKFLAAGTHLGGTNLDFQMEQYIYKRKSDGIYIINLKRTWEKLLLAARAIVAIENPADVSVISSRNTGQRAVLKFAAATGATPIAGRFTPGTFTNQIQAAFREPRLLVVTDPRADHQPLTEASYVNLPTIALCNTDSPLRYVDIAIPCNNKGAHSVGLMWWMLAREVLRMRGTISREHPWEVMPDLYFYRDPEEIEKEEQAAAEKAVTKEEFQGEWTAPAPEFTAAQPEVTDWSEGVQVPSVPIQQFPTEDWSAQPATEDWSAAPTAQATE, from the coding sequence ATGTCCGGAGCCCTTGATGTCCTGCAAATGAAGGAGGAGGATGTCCTCAAGTTCCTTGCAGCAGGAACCCACTTAGGTGGCACCAACCTTGACTTCCAAATGGAACAGTACATCTACAAAAGGAAAAGTGATGGCATCTACATCATCAATCTGAAGAGAACCTGGGAGAAGCTTCTGCTGGCAGCTCGGGCCATTGTTGCCATCGAAAACCCAGCTGACGTCAGTGTCATATCGTCCAGGAACACtggccagcgagctgtgctgaagtttgctgctgccactggagcCACTCCCATTGCCGGCCGCTTCACTCCTGGAACCTTCACCAACCAGATCCAGGCAGCCTTCCGGGAGCCAAgacttctggtggttactgaccCCAGGGCTGACCACCAGCCTCTCACAGAGGCGTCTTACGTTAACCTGCCCACCATCGCTCTGTGTAACACCGACTCTCCGCTGCGCTATGTGGACATCGCCATCCCTTGCAACAACAAGGGGGCTCACTCAGTGGGTCTGATGTGGTGGATGCTGGCCCGGGAAGTACTCCGCATGCGTGGCACTATCTCCCGTGAACACCCGTGGGAAGTCATGCCTGATCTTTACTTCTACAGAGATCCTGAAGAGATTGAAAAGGAAGAGCAGGCTGCTGCTGAAAAGGCTGTGACCAAGGAGGAATTTCAGGGCGAATGGACTGCTCCTGCTCCCGAGTTCACTGCTGCTCAGCCTGAGGTTACAGACTGGTCTGAAGGCGTGCAGGTGCCCTCTGTACCCATTCAGCAGTTTCCTACTGAAGACTGGAGTGCTCAGCCTGCCACTGAAGACTGGTCTGCAGCTCCCACTGCTCAGGCTACTGAATGA